The following are from one region of the Lytechinus pictus isolate F3 Inbred chromosome 4, Lp3.0, whole genome shotgun sequence genome:
- the LOC129259660 gene encoding cell division cycle 5-like protein, translated as MPRIQIKGGVWRNTEDEILKAAVMKYGKNQWSRIASLLHRKSAKQCKARWFEWLDPSIKKTEWSREEDEKLLHLAKLMPTQWRTIAPIVGRTAAQCLERYEILLDQAQKKEGDGDTMDDPRKLKPGEIDPNPETKPARPDPIDMDEDELEMLSEARARLANTQGKKAKRKAREKQLEEARRLAALQKRRELRAAGIEVNKKRRKKRGVDYNAEIPFEKKPAPGFYNTADEMVAPVDPNFKRLRREDMDSARRDEIEERERKKDRQKLKKRKENDLPGAIAMTNKMAEPMKKRSKLVLPTPQISDAELEEVVKLGQASENARQIAEEGAVNGASDALLSDYTMTPGPANLRTPRTPATHDTVLQEAQNILALQNVETPLKGGLNTAVGSSDFDGITPKRQATQTPNMAFNTPFRTPGHESQASLTPRMTPRMGTGGGQTPGQTPLRDKLNINPEEALMEFDNVHSAKQQQRELKASLRRGLSSLPAPRNDFEIVIPENDEKLLEEPQDNSNLIEDASDVENRRLAKLAEEREKELRSRSQPLQRGLPRPVDINTSILRPKDLETPITELQKAEEMIKVEMITMLHYDSLKNPVGDQPGMKKGDKPTSKTNPAAHAAYLEHRPYHQYEEEDMKKANELLKAEMEVVKAGMAHGDLPKEAYTQVWEECLGQVLYIPSKNKYTRANMASKKDRIESAEKKLESNRGVMTREAKRAAKLEKKLKILLGGYQSRAQGLTKQLAEIQEEVEQAFVELCTFQELQSNEEIAIPKRMESLREDVKRQSDRERELQQRYSDLMFEREMLSAQITKLEMQQSGPKF; from the exons ATGCCACGAATCCAGATTAAAGGAGGTGTTTGGAGGAACACTGaa GATGAAATCCTCAAGGCAGCTGTGatgaaatatggcaaaaacCAGTGGTCTAGAATTGCTTCACTGTTACACAGGAAATCAGCTAAACAATGCAAAGCAAGATG GTTTGAATGGCTGGATCCGAGTATCAAGAAAACAGAATGGAGTCGAGAGGAAGATGAGAAGCTCCTACACCTGGCTAAGCTCATGCCTACCCAATGGAGGACCATTGCACCCATTGTGGGACGTACTGCAGCACAGTGTCTGGAAAGATATGAAATCTTACT TGATCAAGCGCAGAAGAAGGAAGGTGATGGGGATACGATGGATGATCCAAGGAAGCTGAAACCAGGAGAGATTGATCCTAATCCAGAGACTAAACCAGCTAGACCTGATCCTATTGATATGGATGAAGATG AACTTGAGATGTTATCAGAAGCCCGTGCTCGTCTCGCCAACACGCAGGGTAAGAAGGCCAAACGGAAGGCTCGTGAAAAGCAGCTTGAGGAAGCGCGACGTCTTGCAGCTCTTCAGAAGCGTAGGGAACTCCGGGCAGCAGGTATCGAGGTCAACAAGAAGAGGCGCAAGAAGCGAGGCGTTGATTACAATGCTGAGATTCCGTTTGAGAAGAAGCCAGCGCCAGGGTTTTACAACACAGCTGATGAAATGGTCGCACCTGTGGATCCAAACTTCAAGCGGCTTAGGAGAGAGGATATGGACTCTGCTCGTAGAGATGAAATTGAAGAG AGAGAACGAAAGAAGGATAGACAGAAGTTgaagaagaggaaagagaaTGATTTGCCTGGAGCTATCGCTATGACAAACAA GATGGCTGAGCCAATGAAGAAGCGTAGCAAACTTGTCTTGCCTACTCCACAAATATCTGATGCTGAGTTAGAAGAG GTTGTGAAGCTTGGTCAGGCTAGTGAGAATGCCCGTCAGATCGCTGAGGAGGGAGCTGTCAATGGTGCATCGGATGCTCTTCTTTCAGACTACACTATGACACCAGGACCAGCCAATCTCAGAACTCCCCGTACTCCTGCAACACATGATACAGTACTTCAG GAGGCACAGAACATCCTTGCACTGCAGAACGTTGAAACGCCATTGAAAGGAGGTTTGAACACAGCAGTAGGAAGCAGTGATTTTGATGGTATCACGCCCAAGAGACAAGCTACACAGACACCTAACATGGCGTTCAATACACCATTCAGAACACCAGGTCATGAGTCACAAGCAA GTTTGACCCCTCGGATGACCCCACGGATGGGCACTGGTGGAGGCCAAACCCCAGGTCAGACTCCGCTACGTGACAAACTCAACATCAATCCCGAAGAAGCTCTTATGGAATTTGATAATGTACACAGTGCCAAACAACAACAG agGGAATTGAAGGCCAGCCTTCGAAGAGGCCTATCATCACTGCCAGCTCCAAGGAATGATTTTGAGATTGTGATACCAGAGAATGATGAGAAGCTGTTAGAAGAGCCTCAGGATAATTCAAACCTCATTGAGGATGCATCGGATGTGGAGAATAGACGACTTGCAAAGCTGGCAGAAGAGA GAGAGAAGGAATTAAGGAGTAGATCTCAGCCACTCCAGAGAGGTCTTCCAAGGCCTGTGGATATCAACACATCTATCCTGAGACCAAAGGACCTTGAGACTCCTATTACAGAGCTACAGAAG GCTGAGGAGATGATCAAGGTGGAGATGATAACGATGCTGCATTATGACTCCTTGAAGAACCCTGTTGGGGATCAGCCAGGGATGAAGAAAGGTGATAAACCAACCAGTAAGACCAACCCAGCTGCACATGCAGCATACCTTGAACATCGTCCATATCACCAGTATGAGGAGgaagatatgaaaaaa GCCAATGAGTTATTAAAAGCTGAGATGGAAGTCGTGAAAGCTGGTATGGCCCACGGTGACCTCCCTAAAGAGGCCTATACGCAGGTGTGGGAGGAATGCCTTGGTCAGGTGCTGTACATTCCATCTAAGAACAAATACACCAGAGCTAACATGGCCAGTAAGAAAGACAGGATTGAATCGGCAGAGAAGAAACTTGAG TCTAATCGTGGTGTGATGACAAGAGAAGCAAAGAGAGCGGCTAAGCTTGAGAAGAAACTAAAGATCTTGCTCGGAGGCTACCAATCCCGAGCTCAAGGACTCACCAAACAGCTGGCTGAGATCCAAGAGGAAGTTGAGCAAGCGTTTGTAGAACTCTGTACATTCCAAGAACTACAGAGCAATGAAGAAATTGCTATTCCAAAGAGGATGGAG TCCCTTCGAGAAGACGTAAAGCGTCAGAGTGACCGAGAGCGGGAGCTCCAACAACGTTACTCTGATCTCATGTTTGAAAGAGAGATGCTCAGCGCACAGATTACCAAGTTAGAGATGCAACAATCTGGACCGAAGTTTTAA